In a genomic window of Alkalihalobacillus sp. TS-13:
- a CDS encoding creatininase family protein, with the protein MKTHDYLLEHMNWPTIKEKIEAGMDTVIICTASVEQHGYHLSELTDTVIGQATGILVAEKLGDALVAPVIRPGLSEHHIPMAGSLTLRPEVYRGIIEDYVTSYKKHGFKKVIIFSSHGGNFTENEKIVKNLQEIHPEMQFSSALSLMELMELMARFEKKYGLVEGSCGHGGAMETSVMLHIAPDQVDMDKATPGYIGPMTEDVLNKLFENGIVGLTEVGILGDPRQATAEWGEYFLELFSDEIVKAVQKDFYRVVR; encoded by the coding sequence TTGAAAACCCATGATTACTTACTTGAACACATGAACTGGCCAACCATAAAAGAAAAAATTGAAGCTGGGATGGATACAGTCATTATTTGTACAGCATCCGTCGAGCAGCATGGTTATCACTTATCTGAACTGACGGATACTGTGATCGGTCAGGCAACTGGAATTCTTGTTGCAGAAAAGCTTGGTGATGCACTTGTTGCCCCGGTTATTCGTCCAGGTCTGTCGGAGCACCATATTCCAATGGCGGGAAGCTTGACGCTTCGTCCAGAAGTGTACCGTGGGATCATTGAGGATTATGTCACAAGCTATAAAAAGCACGGATTCAAAAAGGTTATCATTTTCTCTTCTCATGGAGGAAACTTTACTGAAAATGAGAAGATCGTCAAGAACCTACAAGAGATACATCCAGAGATGCAATTTAGCAGTGCATTATCTTTAATGGAATTGATGGAACTTATGGCACGATTTGAAAAGAAGTATGGATTAGTTGAAGGAAGCTGCGGACATGGAGGTGCAATGGAAACATCTGTCATGCTTCATATTGCACCTGATCAAGTGGATATGGATAAAGCAACACCTGGATATATCGGTCCAATGACAGAGGACGTTTTAAATAAGTTGTTTGAAAATGGGATTGTCGGACTAACAGAAGTCGGTATTTTGGGTGATCCGAGACAGGCAACAGCAGAATGGGGTGAATACTTCTTAGAGCTTTTTTCCGATGAAATCGTAAAAGCAGTTCAAAAGGATTTTTATAGGGTTGTTAGGTAG
- a CDS encoding AAA family ATPase: MNSETHNNPNSTKRNVLRVLVTGMSGTGKSTVLEKLSERGHRVVDTDSKVWSHWVNLPDSSADWVWREDMINELLTGHQQGKLFVAGCKSNQGKLYPLFDHVVLLSAPADVILTRIAERENNTYGKSPEERDLVLRHLDEVEPLLRATATTEIDASAPLDVVVQQLEHLD; the protein is encoded by the coding sequence ATGAATTCTGAAACACATAACAATCCTAATTCAACGAAAAGGAATGTGCTGAGGGTTTTAGTCACTGGAATGTCCGGAACCGGAAAGTCGACGGTATTGGAGAAACTTAGTGAACGAGGTCATCGTGTGGTGGATACTGACAGTAAGGTATGGAGCCATTGGGTCAATCTTCCGGACAGTTCTGCCGACTGGGTATGGCGGGAAGATATGATCAATGAACTTCTTACTGGGCATCAACAAGGCAAACTATTTGTTGCTGGTTGCAAATCAAATCAAGGAAAGCTCTACCCATTGTTCGATCACGTTGTCTTGCTTAGCGCGCCTGCCGATGTAATTCTCACCAGGATCGCTGAAAGAGAGAACAATACTTATGGGAAAAGCCCTGAAGAGAGAGATCTCGTACTGCGTCATCTCGATGAAGTCGAACCGCTGTTACGTGCAACAGCAACAACCGAGATCGATGCTTCCGCGCCACTTGACGTTGTAGTCCAACAGCTAGAACACTTGGATTAA
- a CDS encoding VOC family protein: protein MGRLVHFEIHVDDMERAKNFYGEVFGWRFEDWSEYAGMPYFGAVTGDEKEPGINGALMQRQSAPPEMNQAVNGYTCTMGVEDYDYIESKIINNGGKVAMPKYALPGMAWQGYYIDTEGNILGIHQPDENAK, encoded by the coding sequence ATGGGAAGACTAGTTCATTTTGAAATTCACGTGGATGACATGGAACGGGCTAAGAATTTTTATGGAGAGGTATTTGGATGGAGATTTGAAGATTGGAGCGAGTATGCTGGGATGCCCTATTTCGGAGCTGTAACTGGTGATGAAAAAGAGCCTGGAATTAACGGGGCTTTGATGCAGAGGCAAAGTGCTCCTCCAGAAATGAACCAGGCTGTGAATGGCTATACTTGTACAATGGGAGTGGAAGACTACGATTATATTGAATCTAAAATTATCAATAATGGGGGCAAGGTCGCAATGCCTAAATATGCTTTGCCTGGAATGGCATGGCAGGGATACTATATTGATACAGAAGGAAATATCCTTGGAATCCATCAACCGGATGAGAACGCGAAATAG
- a CDS encoding iron chaperone, protein MEAFAEFLEHIDNPKHQARTEEVLAWITKKFPNLMPEVKWNQPMFTDHGTFIIAFSVAKHHLAVAPEKAGIDHFSDEIVQAGYDHTNQLVRIKWERPVDFSLLERMIEFNMLDKADCSTFWRK, encoded by the coding sequence ATGGAAGCTTTTGCAGAATTTTTAGAGCATATTGATAACCCGAAACATCAGGCCCGAACGGAAGAAGTTTTGGCATGGATCACTAAGAAATTTCCAAATTTAATGCCAGAAGTCAAGTGGAATCAGCCTATGTTTACCGATCATGGCACATTTATTATTGCCTTTAGCGTAGCCAAACATCATTTGGCTGTTGCCCCTGAAAAGGCAGGGATTGATCATTTTTCAGATGAAATTGTACAGGCTGGCTATGATCACACCAATCAGTTAGTCCGTATTAAGTGGGAGCGTCCGGTTGATTTCTCATTACTTGAGAGAATGATCGAGTTTAATATGTTGGATAAGGCAGACTGTTCAACTTTTTGGCGGAAATAA
- a CDS encoding DinB family protein: MTRMNLIVNVLDSTFEKESWYAPFKHAIEGITAEQANWKPAGEATKSIWENVNHLMYYKERLAANLEGREWTQNLDGDETFNYTKRSNDDEEWNKVVERAENAHHSLRELLSNTSDEELNRKSLEEKLLDIFLHDAYHTGQIIQIRKMQESWPSHR; the protein is encoded by the coding sequence GTGACTCGAATGAACTTGATCGTAAATGTACTGGATTCAACGTTTGAAAAGGAAAGTTGGTATGCACCGTTCAAACACGCAATTGAAGGGATCACAGCTGAACAAGCCAATTGGAAACCAGCTGGAGAGGCGACAAAATCAATCTGGGAAAACGTCAATCATCTCATGTACTACAAAGAACGGCTTGCCGCAAACTTGGAGGGACGAGAGTGGACACAAAACCTCGATGGTGATGAAACCTTTAATTACACAAAACGATCCAACGATGATGAGGAATGGAACAAAGTTGTTGAACGTGCCGAAAATGCTCATCATAGTTTGCGAGAGTTGCTGAGTAACACTTCTGATGAAGAGCTTAATCGAAAGTCACTTGAAGAGAAGCTGCTGGACATTTTTCTCCACGACGCCTACCATACGGGTCAAATTATTCAAATCAGAAAAATGCAAGAATCCTGGCCATCGCATCGTTGA
- a CDS encoding VOC family protein, with product MEKVIPFLMFQEGNAEVAMNYYTSLIEDSEITSIVRYGANEAGDEGTVMQATFTLKGQEFMCIDSYVKHQFSFTPSFSIYIVCDTEEEINTLYQKLLEGGEALMPLEDYGFSKKFGWVNDRFGVSWQLNLLK from the coding sequence GTGGAAAAAGTTATACCATTCTTGATGTTTCAAGAGGGGAATGCGGAAGTAGCGATGAATTACTACACGTCGCTCATTGAGGATTCAGAAATCACGAGTATTGTACGATATGGCGCGAATGAAGCCGGCGATGAAGGCACTGTCATGCAAGCTACTTTTACCTTAAAAGGGCAAGAATTCATGTGCATTGACAGTTATGTGAAACATCAATTCTCGTTTACACCTTCTTTCTCCATCTATATTGTGTGTGATACTGAAGAAGAAATTAACACACTTTATCAGAAACTCCTTGAAGGCGGAGAAGCACTAATGCCTTTAGAAGATTATGGGTTCAGCAAAAAATTCGGTTGGGTGAATGATCGCTTCGGTGTATCCTGGCAACTAAACCTTCTTAAATAA
- a CDS encoding HAMP domain-containing sensor histidine kinase → MDNSHLFYGLLINLLVMLIIILLVNFYTLSKQGTTKLPFHPFHIFITCAILIFFSLTLSVKLDNGFVYDLRYIPFLLGGVYGGRRVLLGLAGTLILIRLPLLGPGVIVTVILTIMSYFVILYFAPKLSAKPWTIRVYWFTFFSFCYSIFAFLIPSLFYDFHDFTSFFIYSGTLTGSTFFVFYLYEMIRTTYILQLESIKYEKMHVVSQLAASMSHEVRNPLTTVKGFLQLIHESPMDTQTNQDLSKVAVSEIDRATDIINQYLTFAKPHPEVEVDLDVSEEITRCTEIVMPLALNHGVMVEVDLLHEHSITGEPNKLQQVLINILKNGIEAMESGGILTITSYEEDHKLFIVIKDSGIGMTEEQVTRLGEPYFSLKGKNGTGLGMMTVFKLVHVMNGTINVWSKLNEGTTITLSFPITEQSSMKV, encoded by the coding sequence ATGGACAATTCCCATTTATTTTATGGCTTACTCATCAACCTCCTTGTCATGCTGATCATTATTTTATTAGTCAATTTTTATACGTTATCAAAACAAGGTACTACCAAATTACCTTTCCACCCTTTTCATATTTTCATCACTTGTGCGATTCTCATTTTCTTTAGTCTTACACTATCCGTAAAACTAGATAATGGATTTGTCTATGATTTACGCTATATTCCATTTTTGTTAGGTGGGGTATACGGTGGGAGGAGGGTATTACTCGGGTTAGCTGGGACACTGATATTGATTCGCCTTCCGCTTTTAGGACCTGGGGTTATCGTCACTGTTATCCTTACAATAATGTCATATTTTGTAATCTTATATTTTGCTCCTAAATTATCAGCAAAACCATGGACGATAAGAGTGTATTGGTTTACATTTTTTTCGTTTTGTTACTCTATTTTCGCCTTTTTGATACCTTCCTTGTTTTATGACTTTCATGATTTCACTTCGTTTTTCATTTATTCAGGTACGTTGACTGGATCAACCTTCTTTGTTTTTTATTTATACGAAATGATAAGAACGACCTATATCCTTCAATTGGAATCAATCAAATACGAAAAAATGCATGTTGTCAGTCAACTTGCTGCAAGCATGAGTCATGAAGTCCGAAATCCATTGACGACTGTAAAAGGATTCTTGCAGCTGATCCATGAGAGCCCAATGGATACCCAAACGAATCAAGACCTTTCAAAGGTTGCCGTAAGTGAAATTGATCGGGCAACGGACATCATCAACCAATACTTGACTTTCGCAAAACCCCATCCGGAAGTAGAAGTGGATTTGGATGTCAGCGAAGAGATTACAAGATGCACGGAAATTGTCATGCCGCTTGCACTCAATCACGGTGTCATGGTTGAGGTAGATTTACTGCACGAACACTCGATCACAGGTGAACCGAATAAACTCCAACAAGTTTTGATCAACATTTTGAAAAATGGCATCGAAGCGATGGAATCAGGAGGAATATTGACAATCACCAGTTATGAAGAAGATCACAAATTATTCATCGTCATCAAAGATTCTGGTATTGGTATGACAGAAGAACAAGTGACCCGCTTAGGCGAACCTTATTTTTCCCTGAAAGGTAAGAATGGGACGGGGCTTGGTATGATGACGGTCTTTAAATTGGTTCATGTCATGAATGGAACTATAAATGTTTGGAGCAAGTTGAACGAAGGAACAACGATAACATTGTCTTTTCCCATAACAGAACAGTCTAGTATGAAGGTTTAA
- a CDS encoding sulfotransferase family 2 domain-containing protein, translating into MSMIDPKLRFVANKLITPPLPLFADEFPILFFWSPKCGCTSLVKWYLYQIGLLEKALNYDVNIHTYRLNVIHKQKNHTLKIRKHLLHESKDVYKLVRNPYTRAVSSFFHTVRSEDLLNIIAPGMEDGLSFKQFLYRIKGFGVERGKINGHMVQQYLDGEELFVQNYIELENFSTSIRQIEKSYNLLQSPLNDIIKSPHHVTQKMDENDSRIFANTKMSIASFNQSLPPYKNFYDQETMELVREIYKMDFIKYGYNQKMIS; encoded by the coding sequence ATGTCGATGATCGATCCCAAACTCCGCTTTGTTGCAAACAAGTTAATCACACCACCCCTCCCACTTTTTGCCGATGAGTTTCCAATCCTATTTTTTTGGAGTCCAAAATGCGGCTGCACTTCACTCGTAAAATGGTATCTCTATCAAATCGGACTCTTAGAAAAGGCCTTGAATTATGATGTTAATATTCATACTTATAGATTGAATGTGATTCATAAACAAAAGAACCATACATTGAAGATTCGAAAGCATCTTTTACATGAGAGCAAAGATGTTTATAAACTTGTCCGTAATCCATACACACGAGCGGTTAGTTCATTTTTCCACACTGTTAGGAGCGAAGACCTTTTAAACATTATCGCTCCAGGTATGGAAGACGGATTATCGTTCAAACAATTCTTGTATCGAATTAAAGGTTTTGGAGTTGAACGAGGAAAAATCAATGGACACATGGTTCAGCAATATTTAGATGGTGAAGAATTATTCGTCCAAAATTACATTGAATTAGAGAACTTCAGTACTTCGATAAGACAGATCGAAAAATCTTATAATCTTCTACAATCCCCTCTAAACGACATCATTAAGTCGCCTCATCATGTTACTCAAAAAATGGATGAGAACGACAGTCGCATTTTCGCCAATACGAAAATGTCGATCGCATCGTTTAATCAATCATTACCACCCTACAAAAATTTCTACGATCAAGAAACAATGGAATTAGTGAGAGAAATCTATAAGATGGATTTTATAAAGTATGGCTATAATCAAAAGATGATATCCTGA
- a CDS encoding spore germination protein, translating to MDRIPFYKINRRRKKKLRKPVQQEHDDFSNELFTEIDANLLNVKKLLDEPNDLIIREFKIGNTDHRCAVVYLEGLTDKMLINNHIINNIQNALEENENESYRAIDLINQLHNKVLSVGKVEIAISLDKVSNALLSGDTVLIVNGIDHAITIESKEWKDRAIEEPISEALIRGPRDGFVENIQTNIALIRRRIRDSNLRLKSYQIGRRSKKDIVVAYIDGVVNQQIVKVVNQRLKSIDLDDAQESGFIEEWIEDNFLSPFPQLSHTERPDKVSADLMQGKVAILLDGTPFVLVAPFTFGNSLQSPEDHYERWIVASLIRLLRYIGAFIAVFLPSLYIALVSFHPGLIPSKLAFSIAASREGVPFPAYMEAFLMELTMELLREAGIRLPKPIGQTIGIVGGLVIGEAAVAAGIVSPIMVIIVAVTAVSSFSMPSYSTAFAFRILRFGFMGAAALFGLYGIILGYIIVNIHLVNLKSFGVPYSTPFAPGFTQDWKDLIFRAPITALSKRPEYLQTEDTERIGITKGRKSP from the coding sequence TTGGATCGCATTCCCTTTTATAAAATAAATAGAAGACGAAAAAAGAAACTTAGAAAGCCTGTCCAACAGGAGCATGATGACTTTTCAAATGAATTATTCACTGAAATTGATGCAAATCTCCTTAATGTTAAAAAGCTTTTGGATGAGCCCAATGATCTGATCATCAGGGAATTTAAGATTGGAAACACAGATCATCGCTGTGCAGTTGTTTATTTAGAAGGCTTAACTGACAAAATGTTAATCAATAATCATATCATTAATAATATCCAAAACGCATTAGAGGAAAATGAAAATGAATCTTATCGTGCGATTGATCTTATCAATCAGCTCCATAACAAGGTTCTATCAGTCGGGAAAGTTGAAATAGCCATCTCACTCGATAAGGTATCGAATGCCTTACTTTCTGGGGATACAGTGCTTATCGTTAATGGTATAGACCACGCTATAACCATAGAAAGCAAGGAATGGAAAGATCGGGCAATTGAAGAGCCGATCTCTGAGGCATTGATCAGGGGACCGAGAGATGGATTTGTTGAAAATATACAGACAAACATCGCCCTAATTCGACGTCGAATTCGTGATTCCAATTTAAGGCTTAAATCCTATCAAATAGGAAGACGTTCAAAAAAAGATATTGTTGTTGCTTATATAGATGGGGTTGTCAACCAACAGATTGTCAAGGTAGTGAATCAAAGGCTAAAATCCATTGACCTGGATGATGCCCAAGAATCAGGATTCATTGAGGAATGGATAGAAGATAATTTTTTGTCTCCATTCCCACAACTCTCCCATACAGAAAGGCCGGATAAAGTAAGTGCAGACCTCATGCAAGGAAAAGTCGCCATATTATTGGATGGAACACCCTTTGTCCTTGTAGCTCCATTTACGTTCGGAAATTCTCTCCAGTCGCCAGAGGATCATTACGAACGATGGATCGTCGCATCATTGATCCGTCTATTACGATATATCGGTGCGTTTATTGCCGTTTTTTTACCTTCTTTATATATAGCCCTGGTTTCCTTTCATCCAGGGTTAATTCCGTCCAAGCTGGCATTTTCCATTGCTGCTTCCAGGGAAGGTGTTCCTTTTCCTGCATACATGGAGGCATTTCTAATGGAATTGACGATGGAATTGTTACGGGAAGCTGGGATCCGTTTGCCTAAACCTATCGGGCAAACGATTGGGATTGTGGGGGGACTCGTTATTGGTGAAGCGGCGGTTGCAGCCGGCATCGTAAGTCCCATTATGGTTATTATCGTTGCGGTTACAGCTGTTTCTTCTTTTTCAATGCCTTCCTACAGTACAGCTTTTGCTTTTAGGATACTCCGTTTCGGGTTTATGGGTGCGGCAGCGCTATTTGGTCTTTACGGAATTATATTAGGCTATATTATCGTGAATATCCATCTGGTAAATTTAAAAAGTTTTGGGGTTCCATATTCAACACCCTTTGCCCCCGGTTTTACTCAGGATTGGAAAGATCTTATCTTCAGGGCACCTATTACAGCACTTTCAAAACGGCCTGAATATTTACAGACTGAAGATACGGAACGAATTGGCATTACTAAGGGGAGGAAAAGTCCATGA
- a CDS encoding endospore germination permease has translation MRPFDYGDEEIGEVEILFIVASFMIAVGVLTLPRQLAGTTAFSDGWVSLLIAGSFSTFFIWITAKLAARFPNQSFFTFASSICSKPIATVIMLWFAAYYATLAGYETRVIAIIAKQYLFDQTPIEVIALLFLLVVVYAVSGTRVGIIRLNILFLPIILVIALLLMLLDIQYFETKNLTPVFTTSWERYLKGAKECFFALSGFSGLLFYMRFVKRPKKAPKFAIYGVFIPLGLYLLLYLMAIGVFNADTTSTLVYPTVELAKEAEVPGGFLGRFESLFFTIWIMAIFNTTSLAYDVALMAVNSLFQKVKKITIIFVLTPIIYLIAMFPQDLTEVDKLSKYMNVSNAGLAIFLPSVLLLLAKVRGIKGND, from the coding sequence ATGAGACCCTTTGATTATGGAGATGAAGAAATCGGGGAAGTGGAAATCCTTTTCATTGTAGCTTCTTTTATGATAGCAGTCGGAGTACTGACTCTTCCACGTCAGCTTGCAGGTACGACAGCCTTTTCGGATGGCTGGGTTTCATTGTTGATTGCAGGTTCCTTCTCCACTTTCTTTATATGGATTACAGCAAAATTGGCAGCCCGTTTTCCAAACCAGTCTTTTTTTACTTTCGCTTCTTCGATTTGTTCAAAACCTATTGCCACAGTAATCATGTTATGGTTTGCTGCTTACTATGCTACCCTTGCTGGTTATGAAACCAGAGTCATTGCCATTATTGCGAAGCAGTATCTGTTTGATCAGACCCCTATAGAAGTTATTGCTTTACTTTTTCTGTTGGTGGTTGTTTATGCAGTTTCAGGAACTCGAGTAGGGATCATACGATTGAACATCTTATTTTTGCCGATTATTCTTGTTATAGCACTATTATTGATGTTGTTAGATATCCAATATTTTGAAACAAAAAATTTAACCCCCGTTTTCACTACAAGCTGGGAAAGATACTTGAAGGGTGCTAAAGAATGTTTTTTTGCTCTTAGCGGTTTCTCAGGGCTCTTGTTTTATATGAGGTTCGTTAAAAGGCCCAAAAAAGCGCCCAAATTTGCTATTTACGGAGTGTTTATTCCTTTAGGGCTTTACCTTCTTTTATATTTAATGGCCATAGGAGTTTTCAATGCAGATACTACATCTACTCTTGTATATCCTACAGTAGAATTGGCTAAAGAAGCAGAAGTACCAGGAGGCTTTTTGGGGCGTTTCGAGTCGTTGTTCTTTACGATATGGATCATGGCTATCTTCAATACGACTTCGCTGGCTTACGATGTAGCACTGATGGCTGTCAATTCCTTGTTTCAAAAGGTAAAAAAAATCACGATCATTTTTGTACTTACACCAATTATTTACCTTATTGCCATGTTCCCACAAGATTTGACTGAGGTGGATAAATTATCAAAATACATGAATGTTTCGAATGCAGGATTAGCGATTTTTCTTCCATCTGTTCTACTGCTTCTTGCTAAAGTAAGGGGGATCAAGGGCAATGACTAA
- a CDS encoding Ger(x)C family spore germination protein, translating into MTKTKLYLIVFIVFPLFLTGCWDQIEIEDRGFIIGVAIDLFEGIEEESDDPQGEYQYKGTWQYVVPGDFSMGTSGQSGGGSQKPYDNVSTISDSLLIQARNLSANKSRPAFAEHMQVIIISDKLAKTPGAFENILDLFIRDDEMRRGMIVMISEGEASPILDMPARPENLPALNLKSISENIGKNSKIHPPVRIGAIHQYLIGQNSFTIPKVAIDGKTLSMTGAAVFQGNNNQMIDFISGDVIEGLNFITGKYKGGFIKAKVKEQLVVYDVKNARSIINVDVKNKENIHFNIEIQTEGIIGESFVPLDYSNSKMMKKVENAIEKEVERKVLKTIHTFQKDLKADSLGLGGHLQGEDHKTWNRIKQNWDQGENYFSKSTINVQVKAFVRNSGAVIESSDQ; encoded by the coding sequence ATGACTAAAACGAAACTTTACTTGATTGTTTTCATAGTGTTTCCACTCTTTCTAACGGGATGTTGGGACCAGATAGAAATTGAAGACCGCGGGTTTATAATCGGGGTGGCAATCGATTTGTTCGAAGGTATAGAAGAGGAATCAGACGACCCACAAGGTGAATATCAGTATAAAGGAACATGGCAATATGTTGTTCCAGGAGACTTTTCAATGGGGACCTCTGGACAAAGTGGTGGAGGTTCACAAAAACCTTATGATAATGTGTCAACGATAAGTGACAGTTTGCTTATACAAGCGCGTAACCTGTCGGCAAACAAAAGTCGTCCGGCATTTGCAGAACATATGCAAGTAATCATTATATCTGATAAGTTGGCAAAAACCCCGGGGGCTTTCGAGAACATTCTTGATCTGTTCATACGGGATGATGAAATGCGGAGGGGAATGATTGTAATGATTTCAGAAGGCGAAGCAAGCCCTATTTTGGACATGCCGGCAAGGCCTGAAAATCTACCCGCGTTGAATTTAAAATCCATTTCCGAAAATATAGGGAAAAATTCGAAAATACATCCACCGGTAAGGATTGGTGCCATTCACCAATATCTGATTGGCCAAAATAGCTTCACCATTCCGAAAGTAGCCATTGACGGTAAAACACTCAGCATGACTGGAGCTGCTGTTTTTCAAGGAAACAACAATCAAATGATTGATTTTATTAGCGGAGACGTTATAGAAGGCCTCAATTTCATTACAGGGAAGTATAAAGGGGGATTTATAAAAGCAAAAGTCAAGGAGCAATTGGTGGTGTATGATGTAAAGAATGCTCGGAGTATTATTAACGTGGATGTGAAAAATAAAGAGAATATCCATTTCAATATCGAAATCCAAACAGAAGGTATTATCGGTGAATCATTTGTACCCCTCGATTACTCAAATTCAAAAATGATGAAAAAAGTCGAAAATGCCATTGAAAAAGAAGTTGAACGGAAAGTGTTGAAAACGATTCATACATTTCAAAAAGATCTAAAAGCTGATTCTCTTGGACTTGGTGGTCATTTGCAGGGAGAAGATCATAAAACATGGAATAGGATCAAACAAAACTGGGATCAAGGGGAAAACTATTTTTCAAAAAGTACCATCAATGTTCAAGTTAAAGCTTTTGTACGAAATTCTGGAGCTGTAATTGAAAGTAGTGATCAATAG
- a CDS encoding sulfotransferase family protein, whose protein sequence is MIISHKYKYIFLKTKKTAGTSIEISLSRYCDDRDIITPIMPEDQKIRAALGKYPQNDQIGPTNFYNHDSANKIKSLIGEDIWNSYYKFCFDRNPWDKVISLYYFLVRDPQKESFEEFLEREGYKYAYNFPIYTIDNNSAVDYLGKYENLESDLKSICDKISLPFDGWLPKAKGNFRKNRLHYSTQYNKHQREVIRNYFKKEIDLFNYTF, encoded by the coding sequence ATGATCATATCCCATAAATATAAGTATATTTTTTTGAAAACGAAAAAAACGGCAGGGACTAGTATTGAAATTTCATTGTCAAGGTATTGTGATGATCGTGATATTATCACACCTATAATGCCTGAGGATCAGAAGATTAGAGCTGCACTGGGGAAATACCCACAAAACGATCAAATTGGTCCAACTAATTTTTATAATCACGATTCTGCAAATAAAATAAAGTCTTTGATAGGGGAAGATATTTGGAACTCTTATTATAAGTTTTGTTTTGATAGAAACCCTTGGGACAAAGTTATTTCTTTATATTATTTTCTTGTAAGAGACCCTCAAAAAGAAAGTTTTGAGGAATTCTTGGAACGTGAAGGCTATAAATATGCATATAACTTCCCTATATACACAATCGATAACAATTCAGCAGTCGACTACCTTGGGAAATATGAAAATTTAGAAAGTGATTTGAAATCAATTTGTGATAAGATTTCTCTTCCTTTCGATGGTTGGTTACCAAAGGCAAAAGGTAACTTCAGGAAAAACCGCCTACATTATAGTACGCAATATAATAAGCATCAAAGAGAAGTAATTCGAAATTATTTTAAAAAAGAGATTGATTTATTCAATTACACATTCTGA